One Ureaplasma urealyticum serovar 8 str. ATCC 27618 genomic window carries:
- the rsgA gene encoding ribosome small subunit-dependent GTPase A produces the protein MRAKITSVIVNNFYVYIYDLKIETKAIPKGIFKHDSHELKPMVGDDIEVELVDGVYLIVKIYDRYNQLIRPKVANVDIVLVVASIVQPDLNTLTLNKYLAFYEARNVKNVAIGLSKYDLASDSLKQKVDQLILDYQRNNYKVFVLTNEHDISLLKKFIKKHTLCLAGNSGVGKSTLINKLDPSIKQRTQEISQFLNRGKHTTTSTKLISFANGFLVDTPGFGNLEVNLTKNEMANAFSDFANYARFCKFSNCLHIDEPHCAIKKAVNDDQIVNWRYDDYLKIMKKLPNDVLEIKTRNQNKK, from the coding sequence ATGCGTGCCAAAATTACTTCAGTTATTGTTAATAATTTTTATGTATATATTTATGACTTAAAAATTGAAACAAAAGCCATTCCTAAGGGCATTTTTAAACACGATAGTCATGAACTAAAACCAATGGTTGGGGATGATATTGAAGTTGAATTAGTTGATGGTGTTTATTTGATTGTGAAAATTTATGATCGTTATAATCAATTAATTCGTCCCAAAGTGGCTAATGTTGATATTGTTTTAGTGGTAGCATCTATTGTTCAACCCGATTTAAATACATTAACATTAAATAAATATTTAGCTTTTTATGAAGCACGAAATGTTAAAAATGTAGCAATTGGGTTAAGTAAGTATGATTTAGCAAGCGATTCATTAAAACAAAAAGTAGATCAGTTAATTCTAGATTATCAAAGAAATAATTACAAAGTTTTTGTGTTAACAAACGAACATGACATTTCATTATTGAAAAAATTCATTAAAAAGCACACGTTATGTTTAGCTGGTAATTCGGGTGTAGGTAAATCGACTTTAATTAATAAATTAGATCCAAGCATTAAACAACGTACACAAGAAATATCACAATTTTTAAATCGTGGAAAACACACAACAACAAGCACTAAATTAATTAGTTTTGCTAATGGTTTTTTAGTTGATACTCCTGGGTTTGGTAATTTAGAAGTTAATTTAACTAAAAATGAAATGGCAAACGCATTTAGTGATTTTGCAAACTATGCTCGTTTTTGTAAATTTTCAAACTGCTTACATATTGATGAACCACATTGTGCTATTAAAAAAGCAGTTAATGATGATCAAATTGTTAATTGACGATATGATGATTATTTAAAAATAATGAAAAAATTACCTAATGACGTTTTAGAAATTAAAACACGGAATCAAAATAAAAAATAA
- a CDS encoding PP2C family protein-serine/threonine phosphatase — protein sequence MNFGFISDIGSQRKHNDDCALVIQNEHQQTLLIVCDGLGGYKGGAAASHITLETIKDNFLATNFNEYDEQQIRKWYIKVIKLAQIEIDRAVLLDKDVYNMGTTVVASIIINDFVYTLNIGDSRAYLLSNNQSSQISRDHNLLQVLHERKVGPEVYEKHEKNLFSLTQFVGRTSNVVLSYDLFVTKLHHNEIIVLTSDGFHNYFELNDLYDKLIVTNQQTNNQILQQLINQAIDNGSNDNLSLAFLIF from the coding sequence ATGAATTTTGGGTTTATTAGTGATATTGGCTCACAGCGTAAACATAACGATGATTGTGCCTTAGTGATTCAAAATGAACATCAACAAACTTTATTAATTGTTTGTGATGGTTTAGGGGGATATAAAGGTGGCGCTGCAGCTAGTCATATTACATTAGAAACAATTAAAGATAATTTTTTAGCTACGAATTTTAATGAATATGATGAACAACAAATTCGTAAGTGATATATTAAAGTTATTAAATTAGCTCAAATTGAAATTGATCGTGCTGTATTGTTAGATAAAGATGTTTATAATATGGGAACAACAGTTGTTGCATCTATTATTATTAATGATTTTGTATACACTTTAAATATTGGCGATTCACGTGCTTATTTATTATCGAATAATCAATCTTCTCAAATTAGTCGTGACCATAATTTATTACAAGTTTTACATGAACGAAAAGTTGGCCCTGAAGTTTATGAAAAACACGAAAAAAATTTATTTTCATTAACACAGTTTGTAGGACGGACAAGTAATGTTGTTTTAAGTTATGATTTATTTGTTACTAAACTACATCATAATGAAATTATTGTTTTAACATCTGATGGATTTCATAATTATTTTGAACTAAATGATTTATATGATAAATTAATAGTAACCAACCAACAAACAAATAACCAAATTTTACAACAACTAATAAATCAAGCCATTGATAATGGTAGTAATGATAATTTATCCTTAGCTTTTTTAATTTTTTAA
- a CDS encoding MSC_0882 family membrane protein — MPRINTQVFNENDDKNTIKNNNDKTIDQNKIRADIEHARLLETKEYNANFYPSNDPQYTLIKKQDDCAKLKPTLNFDDGDQLITIAPTQNYANLKLRDVEVDQKNSIIYEPKKELINQNLIQEDLNNPHLSVSQKRNGFIQKTRSFIPQNISEFIYHNEDIADQNQYENNLTFSQLEQKVNQKNTPDFYLKEIHAIRNKIIVWTMLLAIGMGLLFYLVYEVVVNHFNPWIFLPVSVYCVLMIFFLALSCSNFANFKKEMHYQQNNFDRTKATNFIVGIYRKLVVMHINVNWIASYLYLTSLFMILGVFVVSYFMNLYYNAAIGSRFGDLIVKIPAIVSEQFTQKASINKNPLWAIIGLGVILGLTFIIHLWLIFNAHHRVNRIQSYYVNEIISGEEIIQLKKQANRRGLVIFLVLSIILGLIFYLMYTILKRKYSIKK, encoded by the coding sequence ATGCCACGAATAAACACACAAGTTTTTAATGAAAATGATGATAAAAATACCATTAAAAATAATAATGATAAAACAATTGATCAAAATAAAATTCGTGCTGATATTGAACACGCTCGTTTGTTAGAAACTAAAGAATATAATGCTAATTTTTATCCTAGCAATGATCCTCAATATACTTTAATTAAAAAACAAGATGATTGTGCTAAATTAAAACCAACTTTAAATTTTGATGATGGAGATCAATTGATTACAATTGCTCCAACTCAAAATTATGCAAATTTAAAACTGCGCGATGTTGAAGTTGATCAAAAAAATAGCATTATTTATGAACCAAAAAAAGAATTAATAAACCAAAATTTAATTCAAGAAGATTTAAATAACCCACACTTATCTGTAAGTCAAAAACGAAATGGATTTATTCAAAAAACCAGATCATTCATTCCACAAAATATTTCAGAGTTTATTTATCATAATGAAGATATTGCTGATCAAAATCAATATGAAAATAATTTAACTTTTAGTCAACTAGAACAAAAAGTTAACCAAAAAAACACGCCTGATTTTTATTTAAAAGAAATTCATGCGATTCGTAATAAAATTATTGTCTGAACAATGCTATTAGCAATAGGTATGGGACTACTTTTTTATTTAGTCTATGAAGTTGTTGTTAATCATTTTAATCCATGGATTTTTTTACCAGTTAGTGTTTATTGTGTTTTAATGATTTTCTTTTTAGCTTTATCTTGTAGTAATTTTGCGAATTTCAAAAAAGAAATGCATTACCAACAAAATAATTTTGATCGAACAAAAGCAACAAATTTTATTGTCGGGATTTATCGTAAACTAGTTGTAATGCACATTAATGTTAATTGAATTGCTTCATACCTTTATTTAACAAGTCTATTTATGATTCTCGGCGTTTTTGTTGTTAGTTATTTTATGAATTTATACTATAACGCAGCAATAGGGAGTCGTTTTGGCGATTTAATTGTTAAAATCCCAGCAATTGTTAGTGAACAATTTACACAAAAAGCTAGCATTAATAAAAACCCTTTATGAGCAATTATTGGCTTGGGCGTTATTTTAGGTTTAACATTTATTATTCATTTATGATTAATATTTAATGCTCACCATCGTGTCAATCGTATTCAAAGTTATTATGTTAATGAAATTATTAGTGGTGAAGAAATAATTCAATTAAAAAAACAAGCCAATCGTCGTGGATTAGTTATCTTCTTAGTTTTAAGTATTATTTTAGGCTTAATTTTTTACTTAATGTATACTATTTTAAAACGTAAATATAGTATTAAAAAATAA
- a CDS encoding tyrosine-type recombinase/integrase: MKDFIRYTKKRNLSLNTIRTYESVLKHYEPVLDSWIKIRNKIINSNFKPRTIHLHKNVLLSFFEFKKLKRYLQNLKLLKLPQIEMKYFDVISKNNLYKKTDILDDDSLEIKKYKTIIRFLFETGIRAHELFFLEPVNNRLYVLGKGNKKRQIFFVKQTFEQLQKFYENLKGFETTKTLRLYIKKIIGKNFTPHSLRRSFATFMLIKGANPKTVMLQMGHANIQTTFSYLNLNEQTNRRIYNKIMYQNDAE; encoded by the coding sequence ATGAAAGATTTTATTAGATATACTAAAAAAAGAAATTTAAGTCTTAACACAATTCGTACTTATGAATCGGTATTAAAACATTATGAACCTGTTTTAGATTCGTGAATTAAAATACGAAATAAAATTATTAATAGTAACTTTAAACCACGAACAATTCATTTACACAAAAACGTTTTATTAAGTTTTTTTGAATTTAAAAAACTAAAACGATATTTACAAAATTTAAAATTATTAAAATTACCACAAATTGAAATGAAATATTTTGATGTAATTAGTAAAAATAATTTATATAAAAAAACTGATATCTTAGATGATGATTCATTAGAAATTAAAAAATATAAAACCATTATTAGATTTTTGTTTGAAACAGGAATTAGAGCTCATGAATTATTTTTTTTAGAACCTGTTAATAATCGTTTGTATGTGCTAGGTAAAGGAAATAAAAAACGACAAATTTTCTTTGTAAAACAAACTTTTGAACAATTACAAAAGTTTTATGAGAATCTAAAAGGATTTGAAACAACTAAAACATTACGTTTATATATTAAAAAAATTATTGGTAAGAATTTTACTCCCCATTCATTACGTCGTAGCTTTGCTACTTTTATGTTAATTAAAGGGGCAAATCCCAAAACTGTAATGTTACAAATGGGACATGCAAACATTCAAACAACGTTTAGCTATTTAAATTTAAATGAACAAACAAATCGTCGAATTTATAACAAAATTATGTACCAAAATGATGCAGAATAA
- a CDS encoding formate--tetrahydrofolate ligase, producing MPKIIEEVINKKGLLIDDYELYGNEIAKVKSIKKTNKNDPKLIVITAMNPNPAGEGKTTTTIGLVDALNKHGYKAIGALREPSMGPVFGMKGTGSGGGLSFLKPFDKINLHFSGDFHAITAANNLIVAVIENEIHNKSSMQIDPQKILIKRCLDVNDRSLRNIEYNLNHYQTRTGFNITAASDLMALFCLAKDHKDFENKLAETIIAYNIVNQPIRICDLELTKAIMTILDDALYANLVRTNEDNPVFVHGGPFANIAHGCNSIIATKNALALGDYVVTECGFGSDLGLEKFMNIKMASLDLKPDLIGLVISLKSIAYHAQTNEKDYIKQGFANVLCHINHIKKYNVPFIVYINVNTNTDSEEDLLALEKLLDENQIEHARSYAYSYGSKKSEEITKKTVALTNQVNDHQLKLIYDIKDHLSYKLKKICENVYGADGYELSYEAKEQLNRYEHLDFYLCIAKTPYSISDDAKLLNNPKNFKIHIERFEINYAAKLIIAITTTIYRMPGLNKEPAAKNFVMK from the coding sequence ATGCCAAAAATTATTGAAGAAGTTATTAATAAAAAAGGACTATTAATTGATGATTATGAACTTTATGGTAATGAAATTGCTAAAGTTAAATCAATTAAAAAAACAAATAAAAATGATCCAAAATTAATTGTTATTACTGCAATGAATCCCAATCCTGCTGGCGAGGGCAAAACAACGACAACTATTGGTTTAGTTGATGCTTTAAATAAACATGGATATAAAGCTATTGGGGCGTTACGTGAACCATCAATGGGACCAGTGTTTGGTATGAAGGGAACAGGATCTGGTGGTGGATTATCATTTTTAAAGCCTTTTGATAAAATTAATTTACATTTTAGTGGCGATTTTCACGCCATTACAGCAGCTAATAATTTAATTGTTGCTGTAATTGAAAATGAAATTCATAATAAATCTTCAATGCAGATTGATCCTCAAAAAATTTTAATTAAAAGATGTTTAGATGTTAATGATCGTTCTTTGCGTAATATTGAATACAACCTTAATCATTATCAAACTAGAACAGGTTTTAATATAACTGCTGCAAGTGATTTAATGGCTTTATTTTGCTTAGCAAAAGATCATAAAGATTTTGAGAATAAACTTGCTGAAACAATTATTGCTTACAATATTGTTAATCAACCTATTAGAATTTGTGACTTAGAATTAACAAAAGCTATTATGACAATTTTAGATGATGCATTATATGCTAATCTAGTACGAACAAACGAGGATAATCCAGTTTTTGTGCATGGTGGACCATTTGCGAATATTGCTCATGGTTGCAATAGTATAATTGCTACCAAAAACGCTTTAGCCTTAGGTGATTATGTTGTTACTGAATGTGGTTTTGGAAGCGATTTAGGCCTTGAAAAGTTTATGAACATTAAAATGGCTAGTTTAGATTTAAAACCAGATTTAATTGGTTTAGTTATTAGTCTAAAATCAATCGCTTATCATGCTCAAACAAACGAAAAAGACTACATTAAGCAAGGTTTTGCCAATGTTTTATGTCATATTAATCACATTAAAAAATATAATGTTCCTTTCATTGTTTATATTAATGTTAATACTAATACTGATAGCGAAGAAGACTTATTAGCTTTAGAAAAATTATTAGATGAGAATCAAATTGAACACGCACGTTCTTATGCTTATAGTTATGGTTCAAAAAAAAGTGAAGAGATAACTAAAAAAACAGTTGCTTTAACTAATCAAGTTAATGATCATCAATTAAAATTAATTTATGATATTAAAGATCATTTATCATATAAATTAAAAAAAATATGTGAAAATGTTTATGGTGCTGATGGATATGAATTAAGTTATGAAGCTAAAGAACAATTGAATCGTTATGAACATTTAGATTTTTATTTATGCATTGCTAAAACACCATATTCAATTTCTGATGATGCAAAATTATTAAATAATCCTAAGAACTTTAAAATTCATATTGAACGCTTTGAAATTAATTATGCTGCAAAATTAATCATTGCTATTACAACAACTATTTATCGTATGCCTGGCTTAAATAAAGAACCAGCGGCCAAAAATTTCGTGATGAAATAA
- a CDS encoding ammonium transporter: MSTITTTSWGIDPNIYFSKHELTWVPATADANTLALAHFNPTSTLLVALAIAFVLLMTPGLALFYGGLTRRKSTLTIINQCVASLGVTTLIWIFGGFSLAFGPSVGKGIIGDISTYFAFRNLLFADGWSGDAGIVFANFTNGVPLILFFAYQLAFAIITPPLMVGAFADRMKFKNYLVFLVLWQYLIYIPFAHWIWGQGFLAAAGVIDFAGGIVIHTSAGFGALAASLVLGKRVLLKNDKSRPNNIPMTILGATLLFFGWFGFNVGGSGFVSGGNAAVWSLATSAWISTIIALAIGMIGWAILETIFNKNHKPTGVGLVTGAIAGLATITPAAGYVPIWASVPIGVAAVLVCYASAKTLHHFHKIDDTLEVWGVHGMGGVTGSLLIGAFASKSVNPSIMYEAIGPETTGILFGVQLGAMLLAAVYAFVFTILLVYITRPRLSARQQLGHIDYINHGEDAYAFDIEIPSEKEMEQYELADSSWHSSTGVKHPLVKKANLQASESTSSH, from the coding sequence GTGTCAACGATTACAACTACATCTTGAGGAATAGATCCAAATATTTATTTCTCAAAGCATGAGTTAACATGAGTGCCAGCAACAGCTGATGCTAACACATTAGCATTAGCACATTTCAACCCAACTAGCACTTTATTAGTTGCATTAGCAATTGCCTTTGTCTTATTGATGACTCCTGGTCTAGCATTATTTTATGGTGGACTAACACGTCGAAAATCTACACTAACTATTATTAATCAATGTGTAGCTTCACTTGGGGTCACAACACTAATTTGAATTTTTGGAGGGTTCTCGCTTGCTTTTGGACCTTCTGTTGGTAAAGGAATAATTGGTGACATTTCAACTTATTTTGCATTTAGAAACTTATTATTTGCAGATGGTTGAAGTGGAGATGCAGGAATTGTTTTTGCAAACTTTACAAATGGGGTACCATTAATTTTATTCTTTGCTTACCAATTAGCGTTTGCAATTATTACACCACCTTTAATGGTTGGTGCGTTCGCAGATCGAATGAAATTTAAAAATTATCTAGTATTCTTAGTACTATGACAATATCTAATTTACATTCCTTTTGCACATTGAATTTGAGGTCAAGGATTCTTAGCAGCTGCTGGGGTAATTGACTTTGCTGGTGGTATTGTAATTCATACATCTGCTGGTTTTGGGGCATTAGCTGCTTCATTAGTATTAGGTAAACGTGTGTTACTTAAAAATGATAAGAGTCGTCCAAACAACATTCCAATGACAATTCTTGGAGCAACATTATTGTTCTTTGGTTGATTTGGATTCAATGTTGGTGGATCAGGATTTGTAAGTGGTGGAAATGCTGCTGTTTGATCACTTGCAACAAGCGCTTGAATTAGTACAATTATTGCTTTAGCAATTGGAATGATTGGTTGAGCAATTCTTGAAACAATCTTTAATAAAAATCATAAACCCACAGGTGTTGGTTTAGTAACGGGGGCAATTGCTGGATTAGCAACAATTACTCCAGCAGCAGGTTATGTTCCAATTTGAGCTTCTGTTCCAATTGGAGTTGCTGCAGTATTAGTTTGCTACGCTAGTGCTAAGACACTACATCATTTCCATAAGATTGACGATACTTTAGAAGTATGAGGTGTCCATGGAATGGGTGGTGTTACAGGTTCATTATTAATTGGAGCATTTGCATCTAAATCTGTAAACCCTTCAATTATGTATGAAGCAATTGGACCAGAAACAACAGGTATTTTATTCGGTGTCCAATTAGGTGCTATGTTGTTAGCTGCTGTTTATGCATTTGTGTTTACTATTTTATTAGTATACATTACACGTCCAAGATTATCAGCTCGTCAACAATTAGGTCATATTGACTACATCAACCATGGCGAAGACGCATATGCATTTGATATTGAAATTCCATCTGAAAAGGAAATGGAACAATACGAATTAGCTGATAGTTCATGACATTCATCAACTGGCGTTAAACATCCATTAGTTAAAAAAGCAAATCTGCAAGCTAGTGAATCAACAAGTAGTCATTAA
- a CDS encoding ammonium transporter, with amino-acid sequence MSTWGLNKDIYFSTHELTWVPADASQSTLDAIGFNPTNTLLVALAIAFVLLMTPGLALFYGGLVRRKSTLTIINQCVASLGITTLIWIFGGFSLAFGPSVGKGIIGDISTYFAFRNLLFADGWSGGAVLVFANFTNGVPLILFFAYQLAFAIITPPLMVGAFADRMKFKNYLVFLVLWQYLIYIPFAHWIWGQGFLAAAGVIDYAGGIVIHTTAGFGALAASFMLGKRTMLVTDKNRANNLPMVVLGATLLFFGWFGFNVGGAGFVKDSSNHISQAISSWLNTIIALAIGMVGWITLETIVNKNHKPTTVGLVTGAIAGLATITPTAGFVPIWASVPIAIMGVLVCYSIAKLLHHFHFDDSLEVLPVHGMGGVVGSLLIGAFATDTVANGIKYNAVGLDSSGNPVYGLLFGLQLGAVALAIVWAFAFTCLIIYISKPRLSAREQLGHIDYINHGEDAYKFDFLIPSEDEMASYEGFDQVWEQKASGCKKADLASKLVSVFMEHESDCTWQSKSRECTKSK; translated from the coding sequence GTGTCAACTTGAGGTTTAAATAAAGATATTTATTTTTCAACTCATGAATTAACATGAGTGCCTGCAGACGCAAGTCAATCAACACTTGACGCAATTGGTTTTAATCCTACTAATACACTACTAGTAGCTTTAGCAATCGCTTTTGTTTTATTAATGACACCAGGATTAGCATTATTTTATGGTGGTTTAGTAAGACGTAAATCAACGCTAACAATTATTAATCAATGCGTCGCTTCGTTGGGAATTACAACACTGATTTGAATTTTCGGAGGGTTCTCACTTGCTTTTGGGCCTTCTGTTGGTAAAGGAATAATTGGTGATATTTCAACTTATTTTGCATTTAGAAACTTATTATTTGCAGATGGTTGAAGTGGAGGCGCAGTTTTAGTATTTGCAAACTTCACAAATGGGGTACCATTAATTTTATTCTTTGCTTACCAATTAGCGTTTGCAATTATTACACCACCTTTAATGGTTGGTGCGTTCGCAGATCGAATGAAATTTAAAAATTATTTAGTATTTTTAGTACTATGACAATACTTAATTTACATTCCTTTTGCACATTGAATTTGAGGTCAAGGATTCTTAGCAGCTGCTGGGGTAATTGACTATGCTGGCGGTATTGTAATTCATACAACTGCTGGTTTTGGAGCACTAGCTGCTTCATTTATGTTGGGAAAACGAACAATGTTAGTTACAGATAAAAATCGTGCTAACAATTTACCAATGGTTGTATTAGGCGCAACATTACTATTCTTTGGTTGATTTGGATTTAATGTTGGTGGTGCAGGTTTTGTTAAAGATAGTTCGAACCACATTTCACAAGCCATTTCATCATGATTAAATACCATTATTGCTTTAGCAATTGGAATGGTAGGTTGAATTACGTTAGAAACAATTGTTAATAAAAATCACAAGCCAACAACTGTTGGTTTAGTAACAGGGGCAATTGCTGGATTAGCAACAATTACTCCAACGGCAGGTTTTGTACCAATCTGAGCATCTGTGCCAATTGCTATTATGGGTGTGTTAGTTTGCTATTCAATCGCAAAATTATTACATCATTTCCATTTCGATGATTCACTAGAAGTTTTACCAGTTCATGGAATGGGTGGAGTTGTAGGTTCATTATTAATAGGAGCTTTTGCTACTGATACAGTTGCTAATGGTATTAAATATAATGCTGTTGGATTAGATAGTAGTGGTAATCCAGTTTATGGTCTTCTATTTGGATTGCAATTAGGAGCAGTAGCATTAGCTATTGTTTGAGCATTTGCTTTCACTTGTTTAATTATTTATATAAGTAAACCTCGTTTATCAGCACGTGAACAATTAGGTCATATTGACTACATCAACCATGGCGAAGATGCATATAAATTTGATTTCCTTATCCCTTCAGAAGATGAAATGGCATCATACGAAGGCTTTGATCAAGTTTGAGAACAAAAAGCAAGTGGTTGTAAAAAAGCTGATTTAGCATCAAAATTAGTTTCTGTCTTTATGGAACACGAAAGTGATTGCACATGACAATCTAAATCTCGTGAATGCACAAAAAGTAAATAA
- a CDS encoding serine/threonine-protein kinase: MREQIQTNSILNHKYKVVKHLADGGFSKVYLCCFLSDETKFIVVKVLDIGDEKQQMVVYDELRISNLIKNSNSDKRSYIMEYYEYFESGSLETDDKRIYIVFEYIDGLTLREYLDEFKTVTYVKAVEIIRQVALGVSFFHSCNPQIIHRDLKPENCMINKTLSKIKIIDYGAASVFYNREDLTKDQEIKCTIIYASPKLLSLGQKVKEQASKGLNKNALSLINDALGVNYDIHSLGVMLYELITGTNPFSEHTIKDDRDYLEKWTTYDVEPLSSINKTIPKGIDNILIRCFAWKKEDNKLLYKDIYTLIDDLNNVMDPESSLNQDYIKPLNKLRIYRKNVAGLYEIKGKDRKWYLQKWFIILVGCLSIILIILLIIILSFKKSGAI, from the coding sequence ATGCGCGAACAAATACAAACTAATTCAATTCTTAACCATAAATATAAAGTTGTTAAACACCTAGCTGATGGTGGTTTTAGCAAAGTTTATTTATGTTGTTTTTTATCTGATGAAACTAAATTTATTGTTGTTAAAGTTTTAGATATTGGTGATGAAAAACAACAAATGGTTGTTTATGATGAATTACGAATTTCAAATTTAATTAAGAATTCAAACTCTGATAAAAGAAGTTATATCATGGAATATTATGAATATTTCGAAAGTGGTTCATTAGAAACTGATGATAAACGAATTTACATTGTTTTTGAATATATTGATGGTTTAACATTGCGTGAATATCTTGATGAATTTAAAACAGTTACTTATGTTAAAGCTGTTGAAATTATTCGTCAGGTTGCTTTAGGTGTGAGTTTTTTTCATAGCTGTAATCCCCAAATCATTCATCGTGATTTAAAACCAGAAAATTGTATGATTAACAAAACGTTATCAAAAATTAAAATTATTGATTATGGGGCTGCATCAGTTTTTTATAATCGTGAAGATTTAACAAAAGACCAAGAAATTAAATGTACGATTATTTATGCTTCGCCTAAATTATTAAGTCTTGGTCAAAAAGTTAAAGAACAAGCAAGTAAAGGATTAAATAAGAACGCTTTAAGTTTAATTAATGATGCTTTAGGTGTTAATTATGACATTCATTCTTTAGGGGTTATGTTATATGAATTAATTACTGGAACTAATCCATTTAGTGAACATACTATTAAAGATGATCGTGATTATTTAGAAAAATGAACGACATATGATGTTGAACCATTATCGTCAATTAATAAAACAATTCCAAAAGGAATTGACAATATTTTAATACGTTGTTTTGCTTGAAAAAAAGAGGACAATAAACTTTTATACAAAGATATTTACACTTTAATCGATGATTTAAATAATGTTATGGATCCTGAATCAAGTCTTAATCAAGACTATATTAAGCCATTGAATAAATTGCGAATTTATCGTAAGAATGTCGCAGGCTTGTATGAAATTAAAGGAAAAGATCGAAAATGATATTTACAAAAATGATTTATCATTCTCGTTGGTTGCTTATCAATCATTTTAATTATTTTATTAATTATTATTTTATCTTTTAAAAAAAGTGGAGCCATTTAG